From the Budorcas taxicolor isolate Tak-1 chromosome 1, Takin1.1, whole genome shotgun sequence genome, one window contains:
- the LOC128069927 gene encoding keratin-associated protein 10-3-like → MASSALSVCSSDLSYSSRVDDGPESCCEPPCCAPSCCTPAPRLTLLCAPVSCESSPCCQPACSSSCPALCCQQSSCQPSCCTSYPCQQACCTPVCCTPVCCRPIYCRPVCCTPLCCRPVCCESSPCSASLCCQPNPCSSVSCRPSSSVSLLCRPVCRPACCVSTSSCQLSCCRQASCVSLLCRPACSHPACCVRTSAPEPSC, encoded by the exons ATGGCTTCCTCCGCCCTGTCTGTCTGCTCCAGTGACCTGAGCTACAGCAGCCGG GTGGACGACGGTCCAGAGAGCTGCTGCGAGCCCCCCTGCTGTGCCCCCAGCTGCTGCACCCCAGCCCCCCGCCTGACCCTCCTCTGCGCCCCAGTGAGCTGTGAATCGAGCCCCTGCTGCCAGCCAGCCTGCAGCAGCTCCTGCCCGGCCTTGTGCTGCCAGCAGTCTAGCTGCCAGCCCTCCTGCTGCACCTCGTACCCCTGCCAGCAGGCCTGCTGCACACCTGTCTGCTGCACACCCGTCTGCTGCAGGCCCATCTACTGCAGGCCCGTCTGTTGCACACCCCTCTGCTGCAGGCCCGTCTGCTGTGAGTCCTCCCCCTGCTCAGCCTCCTTGTGCTGCCAGCCCAACCCCTGCTCCTCGGTCAGTTGCAGACCCTCCTCCTCCGTGTCCCTCCTCTGCCGTCCTGTGTGCCGCCCCGCATGCTGTGTGTCCACCTCCTCCTGCCAGCTCAGCTGCTGCCGCCAGGCCTCCTGCGTGTCCCTGCTCTGCCGGCCCGCGTGCTCCCACCCTGCTTGCTGCGTCCGAACCTCAGCCCCAGAGCCCAGTTGCTGA
- the LOC128069386 gene encoding keratin-associated protein 10-8-like, with the protein MAASTLSICSSDLSYACPESCCEPPCCGPSCCALAPRLTLLCAPVSCESSPCCQAACSSSCPALCCQQSSCQPSCCTSSPCQQACCEPVCCRPVCCRPVCCRPVCCTPVCCRPVCCEASPCSAPSSCCRPSSSVSLLCRPVCRPACCVPISSCQPSCCRPASSVSLLCRPVCFRPACCIPTSAPEPCC; encoded by the exons ATGGCAGCCTCCACCCTGTCCATCTGCTCCAGCGACCTGAGCTATGCCTGTCCAGAGAGCTGCTGCGAGCCCCCATGCTGTGGCCCCAGCTGCTGCGCCCTGGCCCCCCGCCTGACCCTCCTCTGTGCCCCAGTGAGCTGTGAGTCCAGCCCCTGCTGCCAGGCAGCCTGCAGCAGCTCCTGCCCGGCCTTGTGCTGCCAGCAGTCTAGCTGCCAGCCCTCCTGCTGCACCTCCTCCCCCTGCCAGCAGGCCTGCTGTGAGCCCGTCTGCTGCAG GCCTGTCTGCTGCAGGCCTGTTTGCTGCAGGCCCGTCTGCTGCACACCTGTTTGCTGCAGGCCCGTGTGCTGTGAGGCCTCCCCCTGCTCAGCCCCCTCGTCCTGCTGCAGACCCTCTTCCTCTGTGTCCCTCCTCTGCCGCCCCGTGTGCCGCCCCGCCTGCTGCgtgcccatctcctcctgccagcCCAGCTGCTGCCGCCCAGCCTCCTCCGTGTCCCTGCTCTGCAGGCCCGTATGCTTCCGCCCTGCTTGCTGCATCCCAACCTCGGCCCCGGAGCCCTGCTGCTGA